From Humisphaera borealis, the proteins below share one genomic window:
- a CDS encoding sensor histidine kinase, with the protein MTTGFPSRPDPDALLAEVQQQEVRQRRGKLKIFFGMAAGVGKTYAMLEEARKRAAEGLNVLVGYAEPHIRPDTEALLLGMEILPYKLVEYRNATLKEFDVDAALARKPSLVLVDELAHSNAPGMRHAKRWQDISDLLDAGINVYSTLNVQHIESVNDIVERITGVRVRETLPDAVLEQADEVELVDIAPEELLERFREGRIYRPEQAERAAKHFFTKGNLIALREMALRTTAQRVDAQMLEARREAGVRTTWPASERVLVCIGPSPMSVRLIRSAKRLAAGLKAGWVAAYVETPSSTRLTDIDRKRIDVNLRMAEELGAQTITLSGQSIADEVVAYARAHNVTKIVIGKPLRPRWREVLFGSAVDDVIRRSGEIDIYVIRGDADEPTSGPSQPPVQRRHDWAGFASAAAVMAVASLAGWPLHHWFGLANANVLMLYLLGVLWIATHHSRAAAVVGSVLGVVAFDLLFVPPYYQFAVDDRQYIVTFLVMLLTALVISALTARVRAQGDAARQRERRTSALFALSRELASLRTTDEIASAAVRHISKLLGDRTVLLLPEADRRLAVKADSAGTGVFDIKESGVTQWVFEHEQIAGKDTATLPASAGLYVPMRASRGTIGVVGVLPSDDLRSDLASDRRQLIEAFAAQTATALERAALADEARQAWERVEAEFLRNTLLSGVSHELRTPLAAITGAATALVETHAKLDGPSQRQMLDTVIGEADRMDRLITNLLDMTRLEAGGLVMKREWQPVQEVIGSSLRQLDRRLLGRQVTTDVETDLPLAPIDSVGIEQVLVNLIDNAIEYTPAGSPIRVTANAIEGGIAIEVADSGPGLPIGTETRVFDKFFRAHAVDAPRGIGLGLAIARGIVEAHGGRISAANRPEGGAVFRFTIPIVGTPPVVDASQ; encoded by the coding sequence ATGACCACCGGCTTTCCATCCCGCCCCGATCCCGATGCGCTGCTGGCCGAAGTCCAGCAGCAGGAGGTCCGCCAGCGGCGCGGGAAGCTCAAGATCTTCTTCGGCATGGCCGCCGGCGTTGGCAAGACGTACGCAATGCTGGAAGAGGCCCGCAAGCGGGCGGCCGAGGGACTGAACGTGCTCGTCGGGTATGCCGAGCCGCACATTCGCCCCGACACCGAGGCGCTGCTGCTCGGGATGGAGATCCTGCCGTACAAGCTTGTTGAGTACCGAAACGCCACGCTTAAGGAGTTCGATGTCGATGCCGCCCTTGCGAGAAAGCCATCGCTGGTCCTCGTTGACGAACTCGCCCACAGCAATGCCCCCGGAATGCGGCACGCCAAGCGGTGGCAGGACATCTCTGATCTGCTCGATGCCGGGATCAACGTCTATTCAACGCTCAACGTTCAGCACATCGAGAGCGTGAATGACATTGTCGAGCGCATCACCGGTGTGCGCGTGAGGGAGACGCTGCCCGACGCGGTGCTCGAGCAGGCCGACGAGGTGGAACTGGTCGATATTGCCCCGGAGGAACTCCTCGAGCGGTTCCGCGAAGGGAGGATCTATCGACCCGAACAGGCGGAGCGGGCGGCAAAGCACTTCTTCACCAAGGGAAACCTGATCGCGCTTCGTGAGATGGCGCTGCGGACAACGGCCCAGCGCGTGGACGCGCAGATGCTTGAAGCGCGGCGCGAGGCCGGGGTTCGTACCACCTGGCCCGCCAGCGAGAGGGTGCTGGTTTGTATCGGGCCCAGCCCAATGTCCGTCCGTCTGATTCGATCCGCCAAACGACTCGCCGCAGGATTGAAGGCCGGCTGGGTGGCAGCCTATGTCGAGACGCCGTCATCCACGCGGCTCACCGATATTGACCGGAAACGGATCGACGTGAACCTTCGCATGGCCGAGGAACTTGGAGCGCAGACGATCACCCTCAGCGGCCAGAGCATCGCGGATGAGGTTGTGGCTTACGCCCGGGCGCACAATGTGACCAAGATCGTCATCGGCAAGCCCCTGCGGCCGCGCTGGCGCGAAGTGTTGTTCGGGTCGGCGGTCGACGATGTGATCCGCCGGAGCGGCGAAATCGACATCTATGTCATCCGCGGTGACGCCGATGAGCCGACTTCTGGGCCGTCGCAGCCTCCAGTGCAACGTCGGCACGACTGGGCGGGGTTTGCTTCGGCTGCTGCTGTTATGGCGGTCGCAAGCCTCGCTGGATGGCCGCTGCATCACTGGTTCGGCCTGGCCAATGCCAACGTGCTGATGCTGTACCTGCTCGGGGTGCTCTGGATTGCGACGCATCACAGTCGCGCAGCAGCCGTGGTGGGATCGGTGCTCGGAGTTGTCGCTTTTGACCTGTTGTTCGTGCCGCCGTACTACCAGTTTGCGGTTGACGATCGGCAGTACATCGTGACCTTTCTCGTCATGCTGCTGACCGCACTTGTCATCAGCGCGCTGACTGCAAGGGTCCGCGCACAGGGTGATGCGGCACGGCAACGCGAAAGGCGAACGTCCGCTTTATTCGCACTGAGCCGCGAACTGGCATCCCTTCGAACCACGGACGAGATCGCGTCGGCGGCGGTGCGACACATCTCCAAATTGCTGGGCGACCGTACGGTCCTTCTGCTTCCCGAGGCAGACCGACGACTCGCCGTCAAAGCCGACAGTGCGGGTACCGGCGTCTTTGACATCAAGGAATCAGGAGTTACCCAATGGGTTTTTGAGCATGAGCAGATCGCCGGAAAGGACACCGCGACACTGCCGGCCTCTGCCGGGCTGTACGTTCCGATGCGGGCTTCGCGCGGCACGATCGGTGTCGTCGGCGTGCTTCCGTCGGACGACCTTCGCAGCGATCTGGCATCTGATCGCCGACAACTCATCGAAGCATTCGCCGCGCAGACTGCCACCGCACTCGAACGGGCTGCGCTCGCGGACGAAGCACGCCAGGCCTGGGAGCGGGTGGAAGCCGAGTTCCTGCGCAACACGCTCCTTTCCGGTGTCTCGCACGAATTGCGAACGCCCCTTGCGGCCATCACCGGTGCCGCGACGGCGCTAGTCGAAACTCATGCAAAGCTCGACGGTCCGTCCCAGCGTCAGATGCTCGATACCGTGATTGGTGAAGCCGACCGTATGGACAGGCTCATCACCAACCTGCTGGATATGACCCGTCTGGAGGCCGGTGGACTGGTCATGAAGCGTGAGTGGCAGCCGGTTCAGGAGGTGATCGGTTCGTCACTGCGGCAACTCGATCGCCGGCTGCTGGGCCGCCAGGTGACGACCGATGTCGAGACGGATCTTCCCCTGGCTCCGATTGACAGCGTTGGCATCGAGCAGGTCCTGGTCAATCTGATCGACAACGCGATCGAGTACACGCCTGCCGGCAGCCCCATCCGTGTGACGGCGAACGCAATTGAAGGCGGTATCGCGATTGAGGTGGCCGATAGCGGGCCGGGGCTTCCGATCGGGACCGAGACGCGCGTGTTCGATAAGTTCTTCCGAGCCCACGCCGTCGACGCCCCGCGCGGCATCGGACTTGGCCTGGCGATCGCACGAGGCATCGTCGAAGCACACGGCGGCAGGATTTCGGCGGCAAATCGGCCTGAAGGTGGGGCGGTGTTTCGGTTTACGATTCCCATCGTGGGAACACCGCCGGTTGTGGACGCGTCACAGTAG
- the pstB gene encoding phosphate ABC transporter ATP-binding protein PstB: MPTTIDAKPASNKPEARPLTFAQAIAKGQTPPPAVHPELANEQPVVTIEDFCLYYGQKKALFDINMTVPNGKVTALIGPSGCGKSTLLRSVNRLNDLIDTVKITGKMSLNGDPIYSRHVDVIELRKRMGMVFQKSNPFPMSIFENVVYALRIDGENRKSVLQDVCEKSLRGAALWDEVKDRLHTSGLSLSGGQQQRLCIARAIAAEPEVLLMDEPCSALDPIATGKVEDLIHELRGNYTVLIVTHNMQQAARVSDYTAFMYLGRLVEYGPTSSIFTKPILSDTEDYVTGRFG, encoded by the coding sequence ATGCCGACCACCATCGACGCAAAGCCCGCGAGCAACAAGCCCGAGGCGAGGCCTCTAACGTTCGCCCAGGCGATCGCCAAGGGACAAACGCCCCCGCCGGCGGTCCATCCCGAACTGGCCAATGAACAACCGGTCGTCACGATCGAGGACTTCTGCCTTTACTACGGGCAGAAGAAGGCCCTCTTCGACATCAACATGACGGTGCCGAACGGCAAGGTCACGGCGCTAATCGGCCCCAGTGGCTGCGGCAAATCTACTCTGCTTCGCAGTGTCAACCGGCTGAACGACCTGATCGACACCGTCAAGATTACGGGCAAGATGTCGCTCAACGGCGACCCGATCTACTCCCGCCACGTTGATGTGATCGAACTTCGCAAGCGCATGGGCATGGTCTTCCAGAAGTCCAACCCGTTCCCGATGAGCATCTTCGAGAACGTCGTGTATGCCCTGCGAATCGACGGCGAAAACCGCAAGAGCGTGCTGCAGGACGTCTGCGAAAAGAGTCTTCGCGGCGCGGCCCTGTGGGATGAAGTGAAGGACCGCCTCCACACCAGCGGCCTGAGTCTTTCGGGCGGTCAGCAGCAGCGGCTGTGCATCGCCCGCGCGATCGCCGCCGAACCGGAAGTACTGCTGATGGACGAGCCCTGCTCGGCTCTGGACCCCATCGCGACCGGCAAGGTGGAGGACCTGATCCACGAACTCCGGGGCAACTACACCGTGCTGATTGTCACCCACAACATGCAGCAGGCCGCCCGGGTGAGCGACTACACCGCGTTCATGTACCTCGGCCGGCTCGTCGAATACGGCCCGACGAGCAGCATTTTCACCAAGCCAATCCTGAGCGACACGGAAGACTACGTGACGGGGCGGTTTGGCTGA
- a CDS encoding ABC transporter permease subunit, producing the protein MPDGDSIIPDPATQAGPQAGQSVRLATGPERAQVKPVLVRKRRPISLTARGEPMVWLTGGTVAVAIIMIVGLLGFITYQGFTTFWPSPLALVKYRMPDAKVRSILGEPFRTERFRPEGAAPDVSLGRTLYRVGNVDLTGERFIWVNDDQIQEISYPTDAVLFERREWGNAYGYIDAVVVNDKLFTGAAAWAEFQRQFQPMLAATEELLHITKDSLGDVSRRKNEIRLKLVEVGLRNGKESEAVARERERLAPELASLDKQEIELVERKNRLTDDMSRVRVYLRTIEGQYIPAQRGAANKPINATHAGKVRLIDVQPGVTVAPDGAAQVLFYSGSRRPTVEVLDATGKVVETHAVWPNGVIEVKDGQEVTAGDTLARQANPLQVSQVVRAYQPNAQSQGEKTASYFSRWWEFLSDDPREANTEGGVFPAIVGTVLMTFVMIIFVVPIGVIAAIYLREYAKQGLLVTIIRISVNNLAGVPSIVFGVFGLAFFCYGLGKWIDSGPAKPIPQGQWFAMVAVIAAMVIGALLLSFLASTHSKDEKQSFATALRWGGILLWVTSAILVFVAVSGMPFFKGFFWVEASENTPVVGKSALIWASLTLALLTLPVVIVATEEALSAVPRSMREGSYACGASKWQTIRRIVLPRALPGIMTGMILAVARGAGEVAPLMLVGAVKLAPELPLSARFPFFGSDRSFMHLGFHIYDLGFQSPDSENARPLVYTTTFLLIAIVMLLNFSAMLIRSRLRKAHASGAF; encoded by the coding sequence ATGCCAGATGGAGACTCAATCATCCCCGACCCAGCCACCCAGGCCGGCCCACAGGCCGGACAGTCGGTGAGGCTCGCCACCGGCCCGGAACGCGCCCAGGTCAAGCCGGTGCTGGTCCGCAAAAGGCGGCCGATCAGCCTGACGGCACGCGGCGAGCCGATGGTCTGGTTGACCGGCGGCACAGTCGCCGTGGCGATCATCATGATCGTGGGGCTGCTGGGCTTTATCACCTACCAGGGGTTCACCACGTTCTGGCCTTCGCCGCTGGCCCTTGTCAAATACCGCATGCCCGATGCCAAGGTGCGGTCGATCCTCGGCGAGCCGTTCCGCACCGAACGCTTCCGCCCAGAAGGCGCCGCACCCGACGTATCGCTCGGCCGCACGCTCTACCGTGTGGGTAACGTTGATCTGACCGGGGAACGATTCATCTGGGTCAATGACGACCAGATCCAGGAGATTTCGTACCCCACTGACGCCGTTCTTTTCGAACGCCGGGAGTGGGGCAACGCCTACGGCTACATTGATGCCGTTGTGGTGAACGACAAGCTTTTCACCGGCGCTGCTGCGTGGGCCGAGTTTCAACGCCAGTTCCAGCCCATGCTCGCGGCGACCGAAGAGCTGCTCCACATCACCAAAGACTCGCTGGGCGACGTCAGCCGCCGTAAGAACGAAATCCGTCTGAAACTGGTTGAGGTTGGCCTTAGAAACGGCAAGGAATCTGAAGCAGTCGCCAGGGAGAGGGAGAGGCTCGCACCTGAACTTGCATCGCTGGACAAACAGGAAATCGAGTTGGTCGAGCGCAAGAACCGGCTCACCGACGACATGAGCCGTGTTCGCGTTTACCTCCGGACGATCGAGGGCCAGTACATCCCGGCCCAGCGTGGTGCGGCGAACAAGCCGATCAACGCCACCCATGCAGGCAAGGTTCGGCTGATCGATGTGCAGCCGGGCGTGACCGTCGCGCCGGACGGGGCGGCGCAGGTCCTGTTCTATTCCGGAAGCCGGCGACCGACTGTCGAAGTGCTGGACGCCACCGGGAAGGTGGTGGAGACACACGCCGTTTGGCCCAACGGGGTCATCGAAGTCAAGGACGGTCAGGAGGTCACCGCCGGCGACACACTTGCTCGCCAGGCCAATCCTCTGCAGGTCTCGCAGGTCGTTCGCGCCTATCAGCCCAACGCGCAAAGCCAGGGAGAAAAGACCGCCAGCTATTTCAGCCGCTGGTGGGAGTTCCTCAGCGACGACCCACGCGAAGCCAACACCGAAGGCGGCGTGTTTCCGGCGATCGTCGGTACCGTGCTCATGACGTTCGTCATGATCATCTTCGTCGTGCCGATCGGCGTGATCGCCGCCATCTACCTGCGCGAGTACGCCAAGCAAGGCCTGCTCGTGACGATCATCCGCATTTCGGTCAACAATCTTGCCGGCGTGCCGAGCATCGTATTCGGTGTGTTCGGGCTGGCGTTCTTCTGCTACGGCCTGGGAAAGTGGATCGATTCCGGCCCGGCCAAGCCGATTCCCCAGGGACAATGGTTCGCAATGGTCGCGGTAATCGCCGCCATGGTGATCGGTGCACTGTTGCTTTCGTTCCTGGCCAGTACACACAGCAAAGATGAGAAGCAGTCGTTCGCAACAGCCCTTCGATGGGGCGGAATCCTCCTTTGGGTCACATCGGCGATTCTCGTCTTTGTTGCGGTATCAGGAATGCCCTTCTTCAAGGGTTTCTTCTGGGTCGAAGCCTCCGAGAACACACCGGTTGTCGGCAAAAGCGCGCTGATCTGGGCGTCGCTCACGCTGGCGCTGCTCACGCTGCCCGTGGTGATCGTCGCGACCGAGGAAGCGCTGTCGGCCGTCCCCCGCTCGATGCGGGAGGGCTCCTACGCTTGCGGTGCGAGCAAGTGGCAGACGATTCGACGAATCGTACTGCCCCGCGCCCTGCCAGGAATCATGACCGGTATGATCCTCGCCGTTGCACGTGGTGCCGGCGAGGTCGCCCCATTGATGCTCGTCGGGGCAGTGAAACTCGCCCCGGAACTGCCGCTGTCAGCCCGATTCCCGTTTTTTGGGAGCGACCGCAGTTTCATGCACCTGGGCTTCCACATTTACGACCTGGGTTTTCAAAGCCCCGACTCTGAAAATGCCAGGCCGCTCGTCTATACCACCACGTTTCTGCTGATTGCGATCGTCATGCTGTTGAACTTCTCGGCCATGCTGATTCGATCGCGCCTCCGCAAGGCGCACGCGAGCGGTGCATTCTAG
- the metG gene encoding methionine--tRNA ligase, with protein sequence MAKTFYITTPIYYPNGEPHLGHVYTTLATDTIARYRRLAGDDVRFLTGTDEHGIKMVKTAEEKGITPEALATKNADVFRNLWKEFNVTNDDFIRTSEPRHKAGVQEIVRKLLASDDIYLGGYEGWYDEGQEEFITETEAKAAEYKSVISGRPLVRYKEPSYFFRLSKWAPKVLEYIEQNPTFIQPDSRRNEVISKLKIQLKEGFQDLSISRATLKWGVPMPNDPAHVVYVWIDALSNYITALGYGGGEASLFDKYWPADVHLIGKEILWFHTVYWPAMLFALGLPAPKQVFAHGWWTAEGKKMSKSLGNFIDIEKLREVNKSYGLDGLRFYTLRSAPFGTDLDWKAADLNTSFNELGNVVGNLLNRVVNMTTRYREAAIPAIGETDDAVDAAVRKATDAFPVDLANAYDALALQQAAMIPVELARAANVYIDTTAPFKLAKDPAKAARLDTVLNLSAQAIYRALVGLLPILPEKAKEGLSQLGVSEEGKTLAELFSTPLPAGHKLGEGKVLFPKVV encoded by the coding sequence ATGGCAAAAACCTTCTACATCACCACGCCGATCTACTACCCCAACGGCGAACCGCACCTGGGGCATGTGTACACCACGCTCGCGACCGACACGATCGCCCGCTACCGCCGGCTGGCCGGGGACGACGTCCGTTTCCTGACCGGCACCGACGAACACGGCATCAAGATGGTGAAGACGGCGGAGGAGAAGGGCATCACCCCCGAGGCCCTGGCGACGAAGAACGCAGATGTGTTTCGCAATCTGTGGAAAGAGTTCAACGTCACAAATGACGACTTCATCCGCACCAGCGAACCACGCCACAAGGCCGGCGTGCAGGAGATCGTCCGCAAGCTGCTGGCGAGCGACGACATCTATCTCGGCGGTTACGAGGGGTGGTATGACGAGGGGCAGGAAGAGTTCATCACCGAGACCGAGGCCAAGGCGGCGGAGTACAAGTCGGTCATCAGCGGCCGTCCGCTCGTGCGCTACAAGGAGCCGAGCTACTTTTTCCGGCTGAGCAAGTGGGCACCAAAGGTGCTCGAATACATTGAGCAGAATCCGACCTTCATTCAGCCCGACAGCCGGCGGAATGAGGTCATCTCGAAACTGAAGATCCAGTTGAAGGAAGGCTTCCAGGATTTGTCCATCAGCCGGGCCACGCTGAAGTGGGGCGTGCCGATGCCGAACGACCCGGCGCACGTGGTGTATGTCTGGATCGACGCGCTGAGCAACTACATTACCGCGCTCGGTTACGGCGGCGGCGAAGCCTCGCTCTTCGACAAATACTGGCCGGCGGACGTGCACCTGATCGGCAAGGAGATCCTCTGGTTCCATACGGTCTACTGGCCGGCGATGCTCTTTGCGCTGGGGTTGCCGGCACCGAAGCAGGTCTTCGCTCACGGCTGGTGGACGGCCGAGGGCAAGAAGATGAGCAAGTCGCTCGGCAACTTCATCGACATCGAGAAGCTGCGCGAGGTGAACAAGTCGTACGGACTGGACGGGCTGCGTTTTTACACGCTCCGCTCTGCCCCGTTCGGCACCGATCTGGATTGGAAGGCGGCCGACCTGAATACCAGCTTCAACGAGTTGGGCAACGTCGTCGGCAACCTGCTGAATCGCGTGGTGAACATGACGACGCGTTACCGAGAGGCGGCGATCCCTGCGATCGGCGAAACCGACGACGCCGTCGATGCCGCCGTCCGCAAGGCGACCGATGCTTTTCCGGTCGATCTCGCCAATGCATACGATGCCCTGGCACTTCAACAGGCGGCGATGATCCCCGTCGAACTGGCCCGGGCGGCGAACGTCTATATCGACACCACCGCCCCCTTTAAGCTCGCGAAAGACCCCGCAAAGGCGGCTCGCCTGGACACGGTGCTGAACCTCTCGGCGCAGGCGATCTACCGTGCGCTGGTCGGTCTTCTGCCCATCCTGCCGGAGAAGGCGAAGGAAGGCCTGTCGCAGCTCGGGGTATCGGAGGAAGGAAAGACGCTGGCGGAGCTATTCTCTACGCCACTGCCGGCGGGGCACAAGCTGGGTGAGGGAAAAGTGCTGTTCCCCAAGGTCGTTTAG
- the kdpB gene encoding potassium-transporting ATPase subunit KdpB, with the protein MSIKTRKLFDPPIVKRAIADSFLKLSPRHQIRNPVMFVVFVGSVLTSALIFVGETGITTGFIAAVAAWLWFTVLFANFAEAMAEGRGKAQADTLRRARRDTPAKKLREPRYGAAVETVSAATLRKGDVVLAEAGDLIPVDGEAIEGVASVDESAITGESAPVIRESGGDRSSVTGGTRVLSDWLVVRIGVNPGETFLDRMISMVEGAKRQKTPNEIALNILLAALTIVFLLATVTLLPFSTFGVAAAGQGTPVTVTVLCALLVCLIPTTIGGLLSAIGIAGMDRMIQQNVIAMSGRAVEAAGDVDVLLLDKTGTITLGNRQAVAFHAAEGVGERELADAAQLASLADETPEGRSVVVLAKQKHGIRERHVHEINAHFVPFTAQTRMSGVNLDGTEGGPHREIRKGAADAVEAYVKAHSGNFPAAVRTTVDGISKQGGTPLVVADSRRVLGVIELKDIVKGGMKERFADLRRMGIKTVMITGDNPLTAAAIAAEAGVDDFLAQATPETKLSLIRDYQSGGRLVAMTGDGTNDAPALAQADVAVAMNTGTQAAKEAGNMVDLDSNPTKLIEIVETGKQLLMTRGALTTFSIANDVSKYFAIIPAAFLSSYPALWGNLNIMRLSTPNSAILSAVIFNALVIIFLIPLALRGVKYRAVPADQLLRRNILIYGIGGLIVPFIGIKLIDIVLSVLAV; encoded by the coding sequence ATGTCCATCAAAACAAGAAAACTTTTCGACCCGCCGATCGTGAAGCGGGCTATCGCCGATTCATTCCTCAAACTCAGTCCGCGGCACCAGATCCGCAACCCTGTGATGTTCGTCGTTTTCGTCGGCTCCGTCCTGACGTCGGCGCTGATCTTCGTCGGCGAGACTGGGATCACGACCGGTTTCATTGCTGCCGTCGCGGCGTGGCTCTGGTTTACGGTGCTCTTCGCCAATTTCGCCGAGGCAATGGCCGAAGGCCGCGGCAAGGCGCAGGCAGATACCCTTCGTCGCGCCCGTCGCGATACGCCGGCGAAGAAGCTGCGAGAGCCTCGATACGGCGCGGCGGTCGAGACCGTCTCGGCCGCCACGCTACGGAAGGGAGATGTCGTCCTGGCCGAGGCCGGCGACCTGATTCCTGTTGACGGCGAGGCGATCGAAGGTGTCGCCTCCGTTGATGAATCGGCAATCACCGGCGAATCGGCCCCGGTCATCCGCGAATCCGGCGGCGACCGCTCCAGTGTGACCGGAGGCACCCGTGTGCTTTCAGACTGGCTTGTCGTCCGCATCGGCGTCAACCCCGGCGAAACGTTCCTGGACCGCATGATCTCCATGGTCGAAGGGGCAAAACGCCAGAAAACCCCGAACGAAATCGCGCTCAACATCCTGCTGGCGGCGCTGACGATCGTCTTTCTGCTGGCGACGGTCACGCTGCTGCCGTTTTCGACGTTCGGCGTCGCGGCGGCGGGGCAGGGTACGCCGGTAACGGTCACGGTCCTGTGTGCGCTGCTGGTTTGCTTGATTCCGACGACCATCGGCGGGCTGCTCTCGGCGATCGGCATCGCCGGGATGGATCGGATGATCCAGCAGAACGTGATCGCGATGAGCGGCCGAGCGGTCGAGGCCGCCGGCGACGTGGACGTCCTGCTGCTCGACAAGACCGGCACGATCACCCTCGGCAACCGCCAGGCCGTCGCATTCCACGCCGCCGAAGGCGTTGGCGAGCGGGAACTGGCCGATGCGGCTCAACTCGCGTCGCTCGCCGATGAGACCCCCGAAGGCCGCAGCGTGGTCGTGCTGGCCAAGCAGAAGCATGGCATTCGCGAGCGCCACGTCCACGAGATCAATGCGCACTTCGTCCCGTTCACCGCGCAAACGCGGATGAGCGGCGTCAACCTCGACGGTACTGAAGGCGGCCCGCACCGAGAGATCCGCAAGGGTGCCGCCGACGCCGTCGAGGCGTACGTCAAAGCCCACAGTGGCAACTTTCCTGCGGCGGTGCGAACGACGGTTGACGGCATCAGCAAACAAGGTGGCACGCCACTGGTCGTCGCCGACAGCCGACGCGTACTCGGCGTGATTGAATTGAAGGACATCGTGAAAGGCGGCATGAAGGAGCGTTTCGCCGACCTCCGGCGGATGGGGATCAAGACGGTGATGATCACCGGCGACAACCCCCTTACCGCCGCCGCAATCGCCGCCGAGGCCGGCGTGGACGACTTCCTCGCCCAGGCGACGCCGGAAACCAAGCTGAGCCTGATCCGCGACTATCAGTCCGGCGGGCGGCTCGTCGCGATGACCGGCGACGGCACAAACGACGCGCCCGCGCTCGCCCAGGCCGACGTCGCCGTCGCGATGAACACCGGCACGCAGGCAGCGAAGGAGGCCGGCAACATGGTCGATCTGGACAGCAATCCCACGAAGCTGATCGAAATTGTCGAAACCGGAAAACAGCTCTTGATGACCCGCGGCGCGCTGACGACGTTCAGCATCGCCAACGATGTCAGCAAGTATTTCGCAATCATCCCGGCAGCGTTCCTGAGCAGCTATCCGGCGCTTTGGGGAAACCTGAACATCATGCGACTGTCTACGCCGAACAGCGCCATCCTTTCGGCCGTCATCTTCAATGCGCTGGTCATCATCTTCCTGATTCCGCTGGCGCTGCGAGGCGTGAAGTATCGCGCCGTGCCGGCCGACCAACTGCTGAGGCGAAACATTCTCATCTACGGCATCGGCGGACTGATCGTGCCGTTTATTGGGATCAAGCTGATCGACATCGTCCTCTCCGTTCTCGCTGTCTGA
- the kdpC gene encoding potassium-transporting ATPase subunit KdpC, with the protein MKSQLRPAIVSLVLFTVLTGAIYPLVVAGLGLMLFPHEARGSVIDVDGKPVGSRLIAQSFTAPQYFWSRPSANGYNGAASGGSNLGTANPALKDAVAGRIAALKSADPGNTAPVPVDLVTASASGLDPHISPAAAEYQVARIARVRQIPVEKVRTLVQQFTEMRTFGLLGEPRVNVLLLNLALDGKVVAADGSTKDDGTVGTRWPGTTH; encoded by the coding sequence ATGAAATCCCAACTTCGTCCTGCCATCGTGTCTCTGGTTCTCTTCACTGTGTTGACTGGTGCGATCTACCCCCTGGTCGTCGCTGGTCTTGGCCTGATGCTTTTCCCGCACGAAGCCCGGGGGAGCGTGATCGATGTCGATGGCAAGCCCGTCGGCTCCCGCCTGATTGCGCAGTCGTTCACCGCGCCGCAGTACTTCTGGTCGAGGCCGTCCGCCAACGGCTACAACGGTGCCGCCTCCGGGGGATCGAATCTCGGCACGGCGAATCCGGCGCTCAAGGACGCGGTTGCCGGACGCATCGCCGCGCTGAAATCGGCCGACCCCGGCAACACGGCCCCGGTGCCGGTGGATCTAGTGACGGCGTCGGCGAGCGGGCTCGATCCGCACATCAGCCCGGCCGCTGCCGAGTATCAGGTGGCCCGGATCGCCCGAGTCCGTCAGATTCCTGTCGAGAAGGTCCGGACGCTGGTCCAGCAGTTCACCGAAATGCGAACCTTCGGCCTGCTCGGCGAGCCACGTGTCAACGTGCTGCTGCTCAACCTGGCGTTGGACGGCAAGGTAGTGGCGGCAGACGGTTCGACGAAGGACGATGGAACGGTCGGCACTCGATGGCCGGGCACGACCCATTGA
- a CDS encoding response regulator, with the protein MSESRSNILVIEDEPPLRKFLRVTLESQNYNVIEATRGEEGLRHAAVGQPDLVILDLGLPDVDGIEVTRRLREWSSVPIIVVSARGKEQDKVVALDAGADDYLTKPFGVGELLARVRVAMRHATSVKQDSGDPVFAVAGLTVDLAKREVSIDGKAVHLTPNEYRVMTVLVKNAGKVMTHRQLLHDVWGPGSGNETHYLRVYMNQLRQKLEAEPARPRYLLTEPGVGYRLAAE; encoded by the coding sequence ATGTCCGAGTCGCGTTCCAACATTCTCGTGATCGAAGACGAACCGCCGTTGCGGAAGTTCCTCCGCGTGACGCTGGAAAGCCAGAACTACAACGTCATCGAGGCGACGCGGGGCGAGGAGGGGCTGCGTCATGCGGCGGTCGGACAGCCGGATCTGGTCATCCTGGACCTCGGACTTCCGGACGTCGATGGAATTGAAGTGACACGTCGGCTGCGGGAGTGGTCATCTGTACCGATCATCGTCGTCTCAGCACGAGGCAAGGAGCAGGATAAGGTCGTTGCGCTCGATGCCGGGGCTGACGACTACCTGACCAAGCCCTTCGGCGTCGGCGAACTGCTGGCCCGCGTGCGCGTGGCAATGCGGCACGCGACCAGCGTGAAACAGGACTCCGGCGATCCGGTGTTTGCAGTCGCCGGCCTGACGGTCGATTTGGCCAAGCGCGAAGTGAGCATCGACGGCAAAGCGGTACACCTGACACCCAACGAGTATCGTGTGATGACGGTCTTGGTGAAGAACGCCGGGAAGGTGATGACGCACCGGCAATTGCTGCACGATGTTTGGGGCCCGGGGTCGGGGAACGAGACGCATTATCTGCGCGTCTATATGAACCAGTTGCGGCAGAAGCTTGAGGCCGAGCCCGCCCGCCCGAGATACCTGCTGACCGAGCCGGGTGTGGGGTATCGGCTTGCGGCAGAGTGA